Proteins encoded in a region of the Paenibacillus sp. W2I17 genome:
- a CDS encoding copper amine oxidase, which yields MKWKRILLCVTVFSLLGGSLLFADSVNEKIRVLINGKEAADGGYLIDGTTYVPVREAGGVVKWDSSNKRVTVIKPNVHIFLFKGDTVFGNVNVGKLKFNVFSQVDSLTADVAAVKVTITNPSGQVKDIQSQELTTQKDNFWFRTYDFTYDFSRAGKYQVGFHIKENANSSYVLVAEKIITALND from the coding sequence ATGAAATGGAAACGAATATTGCTTTGTGTCACGGTATTCTCCTTGCTCGGCGGGTCTTTATTGTTTGCAGATTCGGTGAACGAGAAGATTCGTGTTCTCATTAACGGCAAGGAAGCAGCTGATGGAGGTTATCTCATTGATGGAACGACCTATGTACCTGTAAGAGAAGCCGGAGGCGTCGTCAAATGGGACAGCAGTAACAAGAGAGTAACGGTGATCAAACCGAATGTACATATTTTTCTCTTCAAGGGAGACACTGTATTTGGCAACGTTAACGTAGGTAAGCTGAAATTCAATGTATTTTCACAAGTGGATAGTCTGACAGCAGATGTAGCTGCGGTGAAAGTAACGATTACCAATCCAAGCGGTCAGGTGAAGGATATCCAGTCCCAGGAGCTTACGACCCAGAAGGATAACTTCTGGTTCCGCACATATGATTTTACGTACGATTTCAGTCGTGCCGGTAAGTATCAGGTTGGCTTTCATATTAAAGAAAATGCAAACAGCAGCTACGTCCTGGTAGCGGAGAAAATCATTACAGCGCTGAACGATTGA
- a CDS encoding DUF1292 domain-containing protein encodes MSDHTHEHGDGCGCGQDHDHDHEHEEVLLTLTDENGQDVEMVLVETFDVEKHVYALLLERNNPEADGIILRMEEEDEEMVLYNIEDEEEWNRVEAAYNELVASQE; translated from the coding sequence ATGAGCGATCACACACATGAACACGGCGATGGCTGCGGATGCGGGCAAGACCACGACCACGACCACGAGCATGAAGAAGTCCTTCTCACATTAACAGACGAGAACGGCCAAGACGTGGAGATGGTTTTGGTGGAGACGTTTGACGTGGAGAAGCATGTTTATGCGCTCCTGCTGGAACGTAACAATCCTGAAGCTGACGGCATCATCCTGCGTATGGAAGAAGAAGACGAGGAAATGGTGCTCTACAATATTGAAGACGAAGAAGAGTGGAACCGCGTTGAAGCGG
- a CDS encoding GNAT family N-acetyltransferase has translation MRESIHYSIEPPESFDQLLTLYESLGWNSLNLSQHELERMCKQSWYAMYAYDQQRLVGMGRVISDGVITGIICGVGVLPDYQSQGIGTELMKRIVEHCEKNKVIPQLMCTEGLETYYAKLGFEKFTIGMTKRINR, from the coding sequence ATGAGAGAATCGATACATTATTCAATAGAACCACCTGAGAGCTTCGACCAATTATTAACGCTATATGAATCTTTGGGATGGAATTCGCTGAATTTATCTCAACATGAATTGGAACGTATGTGCAAACAAAGTTGGTATGCAATGTATGCTTATGATCAGCAGCGCTTAGTGGGCATGGGGCGTGTAATATCAGATGGAGTGATAACAGGTATAATATGCGGGGTAGGCGTTCTGCCTGACTATCAATCTCAAGGAATAGGTACAGAATTAATGAAACGAATCGTTGAGCATTGCGAGAAAAATAAGGTGATTCCACAACTGATGTGCACGGAAGGATTGGAAACCTACTACGCAAAACTGGGATTTGAGAAGTTTACGATTGGAATGACGAAGAGGATAAATCGATAA
- a CDS encoding chromate transporter, which produces MENNSFLTRDKPKHKVRALSEVLAVSTKLGLTSFGGPIAHLGYFHEEYVRRRKWMDERSYADLVALCQFLPGPASSQVGIGIGIIRGGLVGGLIAWLGFTLPSVIVLVLFAFFLQGFDISSTGWIHGLKIVAVAIVAQAILGMGQKLTPDRYRATIAIFTAAATLVWQTAFTPILFIVIAGIVGMIHFRKMTGIKTADLSIPVSRNLAIFCLATFFGILILLPVLTPFDRSGWLLFFDSFYRSGSLVFGGGHVVLPLLEREFVPTGLINKSDFLAGYGAAQAVPGPLFTFAGYLGAMMRGVPGALVATIAIFLPAFLLIVGALPFWSSLCKSSKIQGALIGINAAVVGILLAALYDPLWTTAILTPVDFALVCILFLMLVFWKVPPWIVVVAGAAGGTIMNLL; this is translated from the coding sequence TTGGAGAATAATTCATTTCTAACCCGGGACAAGCCCAAACATAAAGTCAGAGCACTTTCTGAGGTGTTGGCTGTATCTACCAAACTCGGCCTGACTTCATTTGGAGGACCGATCGCTCATCTCGGTTACTTTCATGAAGAATATGTTCGCCGTAGAAAATGGATGGATGAACGAAGCTATGCAGATTTAGTTGCGCTATGTCAATTTTTGCCCGGGCCTGCCAGCAGTCAAGTCGGGATTGGAATTGGCATCATCCGCGGCGGTTTGGTGGGGGGACTGATAGCTTGGCTTGGTTTCACACTTCCTTCTGTCATTGTGTTAGTTTTGTTCGCTTTCTTTCTTCAAGGATTTGATATCAGCAGTACTGGCTGGATTCACGGCCTTAAGATTGTTGCTGTAGCTATTGTCGCTCAAGCGATATTGGGCATGGGGCAAAAACTAACTCCTGACCGTTACAGGGCAACCATCGCTATCTTTACTGCAGCGGCGACTCTTGTGTGGCAGACTGCGTTCACTCCAATCCTTTTTATTGTTATTGCAGGCATAGTAGGCATGATCCATTTCAGAAAAATGACAGGCATTAAGACAGCAGACTTGTCGATCCCGGTGAGTCGTAACTTGGCAATATTCTGTTTGGCTACGTTCTTTGGAATCCTGATTCTTCTCCCGGTACTCACACCCTTTGATCGTTCGGGATGGCTGTTATTCTTTGATAGCTTCTACCGTTCAGGATCACTTGTATTTGGTGGAGGGCATGTTGTACTTCCGTTACTGGAACGTGAATTCGTCCCTACAGGTCTGATTAACAAGTCCGACTTTTTGGCGGGATATGGAGCAGCACAAGCTGTACCAGGACCCTTGTTCACCTTTGCCGGTTATTTAGGAGCGATGATGCGTGGGGTTCCGGGTGCTTTGGTTGCAACGATTGCTATCTTTTTGCCCGCATTCCTTCTGATCGTAGGAGCATTGCCCTTCTGGAGTTCTTTATGTAAAAGCTCGAAAATTCAAGGAGCATTAATCGGAATTAATGCAGCCGTTGTAGGTATTTTGTTAGCAGCGTTGTACGATCCGCTTTGGACAACTGCGATCCTAACTCCTGTTGATTTTGCACTGGTATGTATCTTGTTTCTAATGCTCGTTTTTTGGAAAGTACCACCGTGGATCGTTGTCGTTGCTGGTGCAGCAGGCGGTACAATCATGAACCTACTCTAA
- a CDS encoding organic hydroperoxide resistance protein: MKTLYETTVINTGGRQGIVQSPDNVFMLDVAAPPELGGQVTTATNPEQLFAAGYSACFNSALEFQLKKHKVEIERSTVAATVMLVTDSEDNGVKLQVDLEVKILGLDEETANKFVKLAHDYCPYSKGIKGNVNVNVELA, from the coding sequence ATGAAAACATTATATGAAACAACAGTAATCAATACAGGCGGACGTCAAGGCATCGTACAATCCCCGGATAACGTGTTTATGTTGGATGTAGCTGCACCGCCTGAACTCGGAGGACAAGTGACGACAGCTACCAATCCGGAGCAGTTGTTTGCAGCAGGGTATAGTGCTTGTTTTAACTCCGCACTGGAGTTTCAATTGAAGAAACACAAAGTTGAAATTGAAAGAAGTACCGTAGCTGCAACCGTAATGTTGGTGACAGACTCTGAGGATAACGGCGTGAAGCTTCAAGTAGATTTGGAAGTTAAAATCCTTGGTCTGGATGAGGAGACGGCTAATAAATTTGTGAAACTTGCCCATGACTACTGCCCATATTCCAAAGGAATCAAAGGGAACGTGAATGTTAACGTGGAACTGGCGTAA